The Barnesiella intestinihominis YIT 11860 DNA window CGAAAAAATGATTGCCGCCGATGTCATAGTCATGGCAACGCCCGTCTATTTCTATACGATGAGTGCACAGATGAAAACCCTCATCGACCGTTGTTGCGCCCGTTACACAGAAATCACAAACAAAAATTTTTATTTCATCGTAACGGCCGCCGAACCGAGTATCCCGGCTATGGAACGCACGATTGACGGATTCCGAGGATTTCTCGACTGTCTCGAAGGAGCTCGTGAAAAAGGGATTATCTATGGAACCGGGGTATGGAAAGTCGGAGAAATAGAAGGAAAACCCGTTTTGAAAGAAGCCTATGAAATCGGGGAAAAAATTTAGAAGATGTTTTAAATTTATTCCGAGACAGATTGAGCCTATGTTGAAGCAGATTGGAGTTCGAGATATGCAGTCAATAGCGGGCTATTGACAAAAATCAAGGGATTCAAGATGCGAGACAGGGGCTCAACATGGCCGGAACATACCTGCTTGAAATGATAATATTATTTCTCTATAAATTTAAAACAGCTTCTTAATAAACAATCAAATAATTATGACGAACAAAATAATATTAATCATGATGTTGCTCACATGCCTATCCACTCCCGCTCAGAAAAAGGAGATCGGCGAGAAAATACTTGTCGTCTATTTCTCACACAGCGGTAATACCCGCACCGTTGCAGAACAAATTACCCGACCGACCAGAGCCGACTTGTTCGAAATACAACCCCAAGAAGCCTATCCCACCGACTACCATTCAGTCGTGAATCAAGCTAAAAAAGAGATAAATACCAACCATCGCCCTGCGCTGAAAAACGATGTACAAGATTTCGATAAATACGACATAATATTCGTCGGCTCGCCCAACTGGTGGAGCACCATAGCGCCACCGGTAGCTACATTCTTGGAAAGACACGATTTCTCGGGAAAAACCATCGTTCCTTTCATGACTCATGGAGGAGGCCGATTCGGGCATTCTATTTCCGACATGAAGAAATTATGCCCCGATGCATCTTTCTTAGAAGGTCTGGCAATCAGAGACAGTTATGTAAACGACAATCGTCAAGACGTAGTTAAATGGTTGCAAACACTAAAACGCCTTAATTAATTAAATGATTATGTTATGAAACAAAAAATAGTTCTGATAATAGGAATATCTTTAAGCTTAACATTTGGTGTCGAAGCTAAAAACGATAAAAAAGATACGACGATGGACAGAATAGAAACATGTAAACAAAATTATACCCGATTGTTCGGTGGTGAAGCTCTCTCAGGGAAAGGAAGCGACCCCGAGTTGATGGATATACTTCAAAAATTCATTTTCGGCGAAGTATTCGAAACCGGTTCTCTCGACCACAAAACCCGCGAGATGATTACGTGTGTCACCTTAGCCTCCATGCAAACACTCCCCCAGTTGAAATCCCATGCAGCAGCGGCACTCAACGTAGGAGTATCTCCGATAGAATTGCGCGAAGCCATCTATCAATGCGCCCCATTTATCGGATTCCCCAAAACATTGAATGCCATTTCGACAATTAATGAAGTCTTTCAAGAAAAAGGAATCCCTTTACCTTTGGAAGCACAAGGAACGGTGAATGAAGACAACCGATACGAAAAAGGGAAAGAAATACAATACCCTCTATACGGCGACGAAATAGCCCGAACATTTAGTAACTTACCCGACGAAATGAATGAAAGTCTCCCTCGGTTTCTCACCGAAGTAGGTTTCGGTGATTTCTATACCCGTTCTGGACTCGACATCAAAACAAGGGAGCTACTTTCTCTTTGTGTATTAGCAGCTATCGGAGCTGAATCTCAAATACATTCGCACAGCAAGGGCAATATCAAGGCTGGAAACGACAAAGCCACCCAAATCGCAGCGATGATACAATGCCTTCCCTACATAGGATTTCCAAATGCGTTGAATGCGATTCGTATTATCGACGCTTTATAATACATTACAAAGAAATAAGATTTGAAGAAAACGATCCAATCTTAATTCTCTCTCCGAGGCCTATCCGATAAAAAGCGGGAAAAGGGAAATGGATTTTTCCCTTTTCCCGCTTTTTCTGTGAAAGAGGTCGGGCTATATACCCATACCACAACAACGTCTATCAGCTGTTTGGATTAAACTTTTTGTCATATTCCAATAAATACCTTGCCATATCTGGATCATTGAAATCAACTTTAAGTTTACCGGTATCCATTCTTCGAATGGTCTCCTTATCCTCTTCTGTCAGTTCAAAATCGGCTATATTGAAATTGCTCGCCATACGATCCTTATGAATAGATTTAGGAATAGCGACAATGCCCTCGCTCGTTAGAAACTTCAAAGCCACCTGTGCATTGGTTTTACCATATTTCGTACCGATAGCCTTCAAAGTCTCATCTGTAAAAAGTCTGTCCGACCCCTGTGCCAAAGGGCCCCATGCCATCAAATGCATCCCGTAGTCGTTGATTAATTCTCGCATCCTCTTCTGTTGGGAAAAGACGTGCGTTTCTAACTGTAACACAGAAGGTTTCACTTCCACATTCTCCACCAAATCTACGAATCGGGCATCATAGAAATTACTCAAACCGATAGCACGCACCATACCGTCTCGGTACGCTCGTTCCATAGCTCGGTACGTCCCGTAATAGTCTCCGAAAGGCTGATGTATGAGTAACAAATCTATATAATCGGTTTTCAATTTTCGAAGCGACTCACCGATACTTCGGAAGGCCTTCTCCTCTCCTGCATTGGAAATCCACACTTTGGTCGTAATAAACAATTCGTTGCGAGGTACACCACACTTCTCGATAGCCCGTCCTACACCGTCCTCATTATAATAGGCCTGTGCTGTATCGATTAATCGATAACCTACTTCAATGGCATCCAGAGCGCAACGTTCGCATTCCTCCGAATTAACAAGGAATACACCATAACCCAACACCGGCATCTCGACACCGTTGTTCAATTTAATTGTCTTCATTTCAGTCATGTATTTTATGAGTTCCTATTGCTCTTACAGTCGGCAAATCCATATCGTCATAAATTGGACTCTTTCTCGTGTCCAATCCCGCGATAGCTTTCATTTCCTCATCTGTAAGAATAAAATCGAAGATATTCAAATTCTCTATCATTCGTTCCTTGCGCACGGTCTTGGGTATAACCACGATGTTGCGCTGGTTGAGCCAGCGAAGCACGACCGCCCCCACGCCTTTACCGTGCCGTGCAGCGATTTCTTTCAGCACCGGGTGATTGAAAATGTCGTTCTGCCCTTCGGCGAAAGGAGCCCATGCTTCATGTTGGATGCCCTCCTGTTGCAGAAACGTATTGGCGGCTTGTTGCTGAAAAAACGGGTGAGTTTCCAACTGATTCACAGCAGGTCTTACCTCATTGTGCAGAAAAAGATCTTGCAATCGTTCGTCAGAAAAGCTCGTCACACCAATAGCGCGAATACGGCCCTCTTTATACAACCGTTCCATTGCCCGCCATGCCGCATAATAATTCCCATAGGGTTTATGCATCAGATACAGGTCGAGGTAATCGAGACCCAGTTTCTTCATTGAGAGATCGAATGCTCGCAGGGCATCGTCATACTCATAATCCTGTACCCACAATTTGGTGGTAATGAAAAACTCTTCGCGTTTTATGCCGCTTCGACGAATGGCGCTCCCCACCTGTTCCTCGTTAAAATAAGCGGACGCCGTGTCTATCAGACGGTAACCGACTTCTATTGCATCGGTTACAACCCGTTCTGTTTCATTCTCAGGGATTTGGAAAACGCCGAAACCTATGGCCGGCATCATCACCCCGTTGTTCAGTCTTACATCTTTCATATCTTTCTGGTTTGATTGCCTGTTGCAAAGTTACCGCACACTCATCGCTCTATTGTTATAAAAATCGAGGATAAATTTTCACTATTCGTGGTTTTCGGTTATTTTTGAGACAAAAGAAAAACGGTTATGGAACAGACGGACTTCGACGGAATTGTTTTTGCCGACACCTTGCAAGATTTCAATAACTTGCGTTATGCGGGGCATATTGTTCATACCCTTTGCTGCGGCGGCAATATGGGATTTACCTTTCAAGACACACGCTACAATATTGCAGTGGGCGATTATGTCATTCTGCCTAATGGAGAACTCGGTTCTGAGTTTTCAATATCCGACGATTTTCAAGGTATTTTAATGAGCCTTTCGGAAACCTTTGTCGCCTCTATCGCTATCCGTAGCAATTACGGCATTATAGGACATCTATCGCTTTTACAAAATCCCGTTATGAAACTTTCTCCCCACGACTTTCGGATATGTGAAGCTGCCTTGCGAGTCCTTCGTATGCGCATGACCGAAAAAGGGCACTCGTTTTATGAAGAATTGCTCGGTAGTCTACTGACCGCACATATTCTCGACCTTTACGATATCCATGCCCGTAGCCGTAACGTATCGCAACTGTCGGAACATACAGCCTCGCAATTACGTAAATTCATCGAATTACTGTACAACGGCGAATACATACGGAACAGGGAACTCGACTTTTATGCTTCCCTCCTCTGTATCACCCCGCATTATTTGTCGGAGCTGTGTCGAAAAGTAAGCGGGCGCCCGGCTACTTATTGGATAGACCGCTTTACCATTCAGGAAATCACTCGCCTACTTCGTCAAAAGGAACTATCCCTGACGGCAATTTCCGAGCGAATGAATTTCTCGTCCGTTTCTTATTTCAGCCGTTATGTACAAAAGCGACTCAAAATTTCACCATCGGAATACCGAAACTGTTATACTCGGGACTGAACCTACTCCACCAATACTTGTCGCTTGGAAAACGTACGATAATCCATCGGTGACATTCCTGTCAACGAATCGTATCTTCTTTCCTTCCCTCTTTGGAAAAGCCCATCGCAAACAGACGACCGACGACCGGAACCCGAAAAACTTTGATGCGATGGACAACTTTCGTATAACGAGCGAAAAGAATGAAAATCAGCAGTAAAATACCGGCAAGAACGGCATAACCAAATACCTCTTTAACCGACACCAATATCACCTGTCGTTGCAATTCACCGAAATATATAGAGAATGGCAATCGTACCGTAACCGGATTCAACGAATCCAACACTCCGCCTAATGTATAATAATTGGACTGCACGGTGATTTTGAACAACCGGGAAACCACCGCCGTAGCTATCGGGCCTCCGATTCCCTCCCTCACGAACCCAACGGCGCAAAGAGACTGAAAGAAATGGCGGAAGGGAATTATCTGAGAAAGATAGGTAGTCAATACAATATAAATCATCGTATTACCCATATTTCTCAAAACGACGGGCAGGTAGAGCTTCTCGATGTTCGTGTCGGGTGAAATCAAAAAATACATTATAATCAGATACGACACCACCAAAACAAACCCGATAAATGTCGCCATCTTATAACCCGTTCGGAGCCGAGCCAAGACCAACCACGAGGCCAAAGCCCCCAAACCGACACCCAACAGAGAAGGGAAATTCAAAGAGACATTATTCAATGTATCGTAATGAAGTATTCCCCCGGTATAAACACCCTGCAATACAGTCGATACAGCTGTCAGGAAGTTCAAGGCAAAAAATAAGAACATCACCGTAAAGAAATGCTTGTACTTGAAAGTCTCCGCCTCCACATATGGATGCCGGATATGCCCCATACGATACAAGTTGAGAGTCAGAAAGAAGAAGGCACAAACCAACGCCAGTCGAATATAGGGAGAATCGAACCAATCGTAATAGTCACCATAATTAAATGTAAAAGCTGTTAGTAACAAAACTACACTCCAAAGCACAAGCCCCACCCAATCTATGCCGTAAAGAGGTAATGGCGGACGTAAATAGAACGGGCGCAAGAACAGATGGGAAAGAAGAATAACCGCAAGCAACAACCCCACAGCCAGATAGTGCATATACCGCCAACTGTAAAAGTAGGTGAGATAAGTCGCAGTCAACCCCGATAACTGAATATAACCGAAAATAGATAAATAAATAACAGGGAAAAAGACAGCGAAATCGCGAGTAGGAGTTATGCGTAACTGTATGGACGAGAAACACTCGAACGTACCCCACATTCGTAAGAATCCCGCGATAAAACAGGTCACAGCCAATAACGGTAGATTGCGAGTCTGCATGGTCACGAGATTACAAACGATAAGTCCGATCGCCACGGCAGGCAAGATCGTCCGCGTAGGGAATCGGAATTTCAATCGAAACAAAACGGGAAAAGCCATCGTTAACCCTATGAATGAAGCATACCCGGCCATGAGAATATCTTCCTGCATCAGCGAGGTGGCTCCCATCATCTCGTTCACCGAAACCAAATAGATTCCCCCCGAACACTGAAATACCATAATACAAAACAAGAATATCCCTACCCGAGCCCACATAGGAACCCACTCTTTGAAAGCGGGAATCTTGCGCATTAAATCATCGAGCGGCGTCATAGTCCTGGTAGTTTACCTCGCACTCCACATTCAATCCGGCCCGTAACCGATTCATATCCTCCGGGGTATTATCGGCAGAGAAAACAATTTTGACCGGAACCCGCTGCTCCACTTTCACGAAATTACCAGCTGAATTGTCTTGCGGGACAACAGCGAACTGCGCTCCCGTAGCTTTGGATATGGCTTGAACACACCCCTTATAAACCACATCGGGAATGGCATCGATTTTCATATCGACCCTCATGCCTTCGACAATACGGGTGGTCTGAGTCTCCTTGTAGTTAGCGATTACCCATTTTTCTTTTTCATCGACTATCGATAACAACGTCTGCCCCGGTTGTATAAGCTGTCCTTCCTGTATGGTCTTACGAGAAGTCACACCATCACAGGGAGCCAATACCACCGTATAAGAAAGATTCAATTTCGCCAAATCCAAAGCAGCCGAAGCCACGGCGACAGCTGCCTCGTTTTGATTCAACCTCTGGGTTTGTTCCTCTTTCACCAAAACAACGGAACGTTTTTGGCGAACCAACATTTCATACTTCGCCTTCAACGCCTCGTAATTGGTCTTCACGCCGTCATACTGTTGTGGAGTAACCGCCTCCTCGGAG harbors:
- a CDS encoding helix-turn-helix domain-containing protein, translated to MEQTDFDGIVFADTLQDFNNLRYAGHIVHTLCCGGNMGFTFQDTRYNIAVGDYVILPNGELGSEFSISDDFQGILMSLSETFVASIAIRSNYGIIGHLSLLQNPVMKLSPHDFRICEAALRVLRMRMTEKGHSFYEELLGSLLTAHILDLYDIHARSRNVSQLSEHTASQLRKFIELLYNGEYIRNRELDFYASLLCITPHYLSELCRKVSGRPATYWIDRFTIQEITRLLRQKELSLTAISERMNFSSVSYFSRYVQKRLKISPSEYRNCYTRD
- a CDS encoding aldo/keto reductase, producing MKDVRLNNGVMMPAIGFGVFQIPENETERVVTDAIEVGYRLIDTASAYFNEEQVGSAIRRSGIKREEFFITTKLWVQDYEYDDALRAFDLSMKKLGLDYLDLYLMHKPYGNYYAAWRAMERLYKEGRIRAIGVTSFSDERLQDLFLHNEVRPAVNQLETHPFFQQQAANTFLQQEGIQHEAWAPFAEGQNDIFNHPVLKEIAARHGKGVGAVVLRWLNQRNIVVIPKTVRKERMIENLNIFDFILTDEEMKAIAGLDTRKSPIYDDMDLPTVRAIGTHKIHD
- a CDS encoding flavodoxin family protein — its product is MNKNVLILSSSPRRGGNSDRLCDAFLQGCKDAGHTVEKIFLKDKHINYCTGCGICSMYGKPCPQKDDAAEVLEKMIAADVIVMATPVYFYTMSAQMKTLIDRCCARYTEITNKNFYFIVTAAEPSIPAMERTIDGFRGFLDCLEGAREKGIIYGTGVWKVGEIEGKPVLKEAYEIGEKI
- a CDS encoding HlyD family secretion protein; this encodes MNKRTRKIVFNLVVIILLMIGFVWVCSRFVHLGQVEYTDNAQVRQQIVPVNSRVQGFIQKIYFDEYEFVHKGDTLLLIEDTEFRLRVAQAEADYQNALAGRSAMGTAVSTAHNNLAVSDAGIDEVEVLLKNAEKDYVRYKKLLSEEAVTPQQYDGVKTNYEALKAKYEMLVRQKRSVVLVKEEQTQRLNQNEAAVAVASAALDLAKLNLSYTVVLAPCDGVTSRKTIQEGQLIQPGQTLLSIVDEKEKWVIANYKETQTTRIVEGMRVDMKIDAIPDVVYKGCVQAISKATGAQFAVVPQDNSAGNFVKVEQRVPVKIVFSADNTPEDMNRLRAGLNVECEVNYQDYDAAR
- a CDS encoding flavodoxin, whose amino-acid sequence is MTNKIILIMMLLTCLSTPAQKKEIGEKILVVYFSHSGNTRTVAEQITRPTRADLFEIQPQEAYPTDYHSVVNQAKKEINTNHRPALKNDVQDFDKYDIIFVGSPNWWSTIAPPVATFLERHDFSGKTIVPFMTHGGGRFGHSISDMKKLCPDASFLEGLAIRDSYVNDNRQDVVKWLQTLKRLN
- a CDS encoding carboxymuconolactone decarboxylase family protein; this encodes MKQKIVLIIGISLSLTFGVEAKNDKKDTTMDRIETCKQNYTRLFGGEALSGKGSDPELMDILQKFIFGEVFETGSLDHKTREMITCVTLASMQTLPQLKSHAAAALNVGVSPIELREAIYQCAPFIGFPKTLNAISTINEVFQEKGIPLPLEAQGTVNEDNRYEKGKEIQYPLYGDEIARTFSNLPDEMNESLPRFLTEVGFGDFYTRSGLDIKTRELLSLCVLAAIGAESQIHSHSKGNIKAGNDKATQIAAMIQCLPYIGFPNALNAIRIIDAL
- a CDS encoding aldo/keto reductase produces the protein MKTIKLNNGVEMPVLGYGVFLVNSEECERCALDAIEVGYRLIDTAQAYYNEDGVGRAIEKCGVPRNELFITTKVWISNAGEEKAFRSIGESLRKLKTDYIDLLLIHQPFGDYYGTYRAMERAYRDGMVRAIGLSNFYDARFVDLVENVEVKPSVLQLETHVFSQQKRMRELINDYGMHLMAWGPLAQGSDRLFTDETLKAIGTKYGKTNAQVALKFLTSEGIVAIPKSIHKDRMASNFNIADFELTEEDKETIRRMDTGKLKVDFNDPDMARYLLEYDKKFNPNS